One genomic segment of Laspinema palackyanum D2c includes these proteins:
- a CDS encoding YdcF family protein — translation MKQKSRPQPTPSHLGTRGRGKTQKIVTGVTVFFVLILGGFWAAQMLRLQSAAAGSVDAILVLGGSIKREMYVTQFARQNPDIPIVISQGSASPCVQLIFDRDRAPNQNVWLERCAYSTFTNFTFSGELLKQWDVKKVKVITSETHLPRAKWLAQILLGAKGIAVEIETVEEEGIPGNKEFWLKTALDVTRSLIWAIIDQFSSPQCQQVERLSEINITQWQPDDYECEHQGQLD, via the coding sequence ATGAAGCAAAAATCCCGTCCGCAACCCACTCCCTCCCACTTAGGCACTAGAGGCAGAGGGAAAACACAGAAAATAGTTACCGGAGTTACTGTATTTTTTGTCCTCATCCTCGGCGGATTCTGGGCTGCCCAAATGCTCCGTCTCCAATCCGCTGCCGCTGGGTCTGTAGATGCTATTTTAGTCCTGGGTGGTAGTATCAAACGAGAAATGTACGTCACCCAATTTGCCAGACAGAATCCGGACATTCCCATTGTGATTTCCCAAGGTTCGGCCTCTCCTTGTGTGCAGCTAATTTTCGATCGCGATCGCGCTCCGAATCAGAATGTTTGGTTAGAACGATGCGCCTACTCTACCTTTACCAATTTTACCTTTAGTGGTGAACTCTTAAAACAGTGGGATGTCAAGAAAGTTAAAGTTATCACCTCCGAAACCCATCTGCCTCGCGCTAAGTGGTTAGCACAAATTCTTTTAGGTGCCAAAGGAATTGCAGTAGAAATAGAAACCGTAGAGGAAGAAGGCATTCCTGGCAATAAAGAGTTTTGGCTAAAAACTGCATTAGATGTCACCCGCAGTTTAATTTGGGCCATCATTGATCAGTTCTCTTCCCCCCAATGTCAGCAGGTGGAACGCCTGAGTGAAATTAATATCACCCAATGGCAACCCGACGATTATGAATGTGAACATCAAGGTCAGTTGGATTGA
- the ctpB gene encoding carboxyl-terminal processing protease CtpB, with translation MNQYSKRNSLLQIALFGGAFATTAALTLLTPLGSRAVRAQLQNSPKAIVDEVWQIVNRDYVDGSFNQVNWEATRTELLSQEYSSPEQAYAAVRVALAKLNDPYTRFLDPEQFEELTTQTSGEMSGVGMRLELNTDTQKITVVEPMENSPAKQAGLQSGDQILQIDDRPTQGMKVEEAAQLIRGKEGTEVSLRVYRSTQGEFDVTLKRARIELQAVRYNIRAEGGTNVGYIQLSEFSSHAAEQMRDAISELSDRGVDAFVLDLRGNPGGLLYASIDIARMWLDSGEIVRTVDRNGGSQDFRANRSAIAKQPLAVLVDKNSASASEILSGALKDNRRATIIGTPTFGKALVQSVHSLSDGSGLTVTIAHYYTPNGTDISQLGITPDIAIDLTNEDKRRLAANPQLRGTSDDPCYARAVASLLAQLQPNPLAIQ, from the coding sequence ATGAATCAATACTCAAAACGGAACTCTTTGCTGCAAATTGCCCTATTTGGTGGAGCCTTTGCCACCACTGCAGCTCTGACCTTATTAACTCCTCTTGGCTCTCGGGCGGTGCGAGCACAGCTTCAAAATAGTCCCAAGGCGATTGTGGATGAAGTGTGGCAAATCGTGAATCGGGACTATGTGGATGGCTCATTTAATCAGGTGAATTGGGAAGCCACGCGCACGGAGTTGTTAAGTCAGGAATATTCCTCGCCGGAACAAGCTTACGCCGCAGTACGGGTTGCTTTAGCCAAATTAAATGACCCCTACACACGATTTTTAGACCCAGAACAGTTTGAGGAGTTGACCACTCAAACTTCGGGGGAAATGTCTGGGGTGGGGATGCGTTTAGAGCTCAATACAGACACCCAAAAAATCACGGTGGTTGAACCGATGGAAAATTCCCCGGCGAAGCAAGCGGGACTGCAATCGGGGGACCAAATTTTGCAGATTGACGATCGCCCGACTCAAGGGATGAAAGTCGAAGAAGCCGCCCAATTGATACGGGGAAAAGAAGGGACGGAAGTGAGTTTGCGGGTCTATCGCTCAACTCAAGGGGAATTTGATGTCACGTTAAAACGGGCGCGGATTGAACTCCAAGCGGTTCGCTATAATATCCGCGCTGAAGGGGGAACCAATGTTGGCTATATCCAGTTATCCGAGTTTAGTTCCCATGCGGCGGAACAAATGCGCGATGCGATTAGCGAACTGAGCGATCGCGGTGTGGATGCGTTTGTCTTGGATTTGCGCGGCAATCCGGGGGGTTTATTGTACGCAAGTATTGATATCGCTCGGATGTGGTTAGATAGTGGGGAAATTGTCCGCACGGTCGATCGCAATGGCGGCAGTCAAGATTTTCGCGCCAATCGTTCGGCGATCGCCAAGCAACCTCTGGCGGTTTTAGTGGATAAAAACTCCGCTAGTGCCAGCGAAATCTTATCCGGTGCTCTGAAAGATAACCGCCGCGCCACGATTATTGGTACCCCCACCTTTGGTAAAGCTTTGGTGCAGTCGGTCCATTCCCTCTCCGATGGATCAGGGTTAACGGTGACGATCGCCCATTACTACACCCCCAATGGTACCGATATCTCCCAACTCGGCATCACGCCGGATATCGCGATCGACTTGACCAATGAGGATAAACGCCGTCTAGCAGCCAATCCCCAACTCCGGGGAACCTCTGATGACCCCTGCTATGCTCGCGCGGTTGCTTCGTTGCTCGCACAACTCCAACCTAACCCGTTAGCGATTCAGTAA
- a CDS encoding right-handed parallel beta-helix repeat-containing protein, translating into MVAINGTEANNGSETLSTESEILPGLNGNDTVLGSSGDDEIQGNPGSNYILGNQGNDFLSAGPDNDTLFGGPGNDVLVGQSGNNLLYGNEGDDFIYGVAGNNILFGNQGNDWLVGGESNDTIYGGQDEDTVFGGDGSDLLYGDKGNDVLLGNGGNDTLYGEGGNNRLYGNQGNDLLVGNGAEDTLYGGQDDDTVYGGDGNDLLYGDKGNDVLFGKGGNDTLYGGEGDDLIFADEGNNWLNGNGGNDTLYGGEGDDTLYVEQGNNFLSGGGGNDLLVAGSGSDTLIGAEGRDRIVLARGTGSFTRSEANLIVDFTFGEDEIELIDGLRFDNLNFIQEGEENSPQTIIQDKRTGEYLAILQGVKKTEIEFTRSAFIEPPPPPDSEPVLFFPPTNPIPPAPSQVFVVNETTPLGAIAMISTEENSSNTEYSLLDVIDSEGESVSNLFELAPETGEILLTATENLSQSNYFEIEIAVADPETNTETLEVYRVYTSIQTAIAGTNPGDTIMVSSGTYSELLDIDKPLTLKGFHAGVAGNDSARGTNETMISTEAGGTTIRILASNVTLDGIETNGDILAVQPENGTAIENLVIENVRVLDALDGINLEDAATATVENNLIQGSGGIVLGLFDSAMSAIVRHNTLDSVDFGILGSLSESEVEENQVRLGENRNLSNLPVGADQQGSGIKLVSNSENVTLANNAIENAPVGIVVEPEVTNAFLENNRFSNTPEELRVMASRNPAIAVVENQPQINIITGSSDADSLQGTEGNDLLFLGDGVDTLTGGKGQDIFVYATVNSPGTASDRITDFSFGADGDAIAFTENLSGVSGGTPVTLSKASLMDGTERVIVDTQANILAMTSSNARIGYATDTGKLYIDDDGDFTSGAIARVDVGIGNLTADNIMFLD; encoded by the coding sequence ATGGTAGCCATCAACGGCACAGAGGCCAACAACGGAAGCGAGACCTTATCTACTGAGTCCGAAATTTTACCGGGACTCAATGGCAATGATACGGTTCTGGGAAGTTCCGGGGATGATGAGATTCAGGGAAATCCCGGATCGAACTACATCCTAGGAAATCAGGGCAACGATTTCCTCTCAGCCGGACCCGATAATGATACCTTGTTTGGCGGACCCGGTAATGATGTCTTGGTGGGCCAATCGGGAAATAACCTCCTGTATGGTAACGAAGGAGACGACTTCATCTATGGGGTTGCCGGGAACAACATCCTGTTTGGAAATCAGGGCAACGACTGGTTAGTTGGGGGCGAGAGCAACGACACTATTTATGGCGGACAGGATGAGGATACGGTGTTTGGGGGTGACGGAAGCGACCTGCTCTATGGCGACAAAGGGAATGACGTCCTCTTGGGCAACGGAGGGAACGACACCCTCTATGGCGAGGGAGGAAATAACCGATTATATGGGAATCAGGGCAATGATTTATTAGTGGGCAATGGGGCAGAGGATACCCTCTACGGTGGACAAGATGATGATACGGTTTATGGGGGTGACGGAAACGACCTGCTCTATGGCGACAAAGGGAATGATGTCCTGTTTGGTAAGGGAGGAAACGATACCCTCTATGGTGGAGAGGGTGATGATCTGATTTTTGCAGATGAGGGGAACAACTGGTTAAATGGTAACGGAGGAAACGATACCCTGTATGGTGGAGAGGGAGATGATACACTGTATGTCGAACAAGGAAATAACTTTCTCTCCGGGGGTGGGGGAAATGATCTCCTAGTTGCGGGTTCCGGGAGCGATACGTTAATCGGAGCAGAAGGGCGCGATCGCATCGTTTTGGCAAGAGGGACCGGAAGTTTCACCCGGAGCGAAGCGAATCTGATTGTTGATTTTACCTTCGGCGAAGATGAAATCGAACTCATCGACGGACTCCGGTTTGACAATTTAAACTTTATACAAGAAGGAGAGGAAAATTCCCCCCAGACCATCATCCAAGATAAACGGACTGGGGAATATTTAGCCATTTTGCAAGGGGTGAAGAAAACAGAAATAGAATTCACTCGCAGCGCGTTTATTGAGCCACCTCCGCCTCCAGATAGTGAGCCGGTGCTGTTTTTTCCGCCCACTAATCCCATTCCCCCGGCACCGAGTCAAGTCTTTGTCGTCAATGAAACCACTCCCCTAGGCGCGATCGCCATGATTTCGACGGAGGAAAATTCCAGTAATACGGAGTATTCCCTGTTAGATGTCATCGATAGTGAGGGAGAGTCAGTATCCAATCTATTTGAACTCGCTCCCGAAACTGGGGAGATTTTACTCACAGCTACCGAGAACCTGAGCCAGTCCAATTATTTCGAGATTGAAATTGCTGTCGCTGACCCGGAAACCAATACCGAAACCTTGGAAGTTTACCGCGTTTATACCTCCATTCAAACCGCGATCGCCGGAACCAACCCGGGAGATACCATTATGGTCAGTAGCGGCACCTACTCCGAACTCCTGGACATCGATAAACCCTTGACCCTTAAAGGGTTTCATGCTGGTGTAGCCGGAAACGATAGCGCTCGTGGGACGAATGAGACGATGATTTCCACTGAAGCAGGTGGAACCACTATCAGAATTCTCGCCAGTAATGTCACCCTGGATGGCATTGAGACCAATGGAGATATTTTGGCCGTCCAACCGGAGAACGGGACAGCGATTGAGAATCTGGTCATTGAGAATGTGCGAGTTTTGGATGCGCTTGATGGCATCAATTTAGAAGATGCGGCCACGGCAACCGTGGAGAATAATTTGATTCAAGGCAGTGGCGGGATTGTCTTGGGACTGTTTGACTCGGCGATGAGTGCGATCGTTCGCCATAACACCCTAGACTCCGTGGATTTTGGCATCTTGGGGTCTTTATCGGAGTCTGAAGTTGAAGAAAATCAGGTGAGATTAGGGGAAAATCGCAATTTATCGAATTTACCCGTCGGCGCAGATCAACAGGGGAGCGGGATTAAGCTGGTTTCTAATTCCGAGAATGTCACCCTGGCGAATAATGCCATCGAGAATGCACCCGTCGGCATAGTGGTTGAACCGGAAGTGACCAATGCGTTCCTGGAAAACAATAGGTTTAGTAATACGCCGGAGGAACTTCGGGTGATGGCGTCGAGGAATCCCGCCATAGCCGTGGTGGAGAATCAACCCCAGATTAATATTATTACCGGGTCTAGCGATGCCGACAGCTTGCAAGGCACTGAGGGAAATGACCTGTTGTTCCTCGGCGATGGGGTGGATACTCTCACGGGGGGAAAAGGTCAAGATATCTTTGTCTATGCCACGGTGAATTCCCCGGGAACTGCCAGCGATCGCATTACGGATTTTAGCTTTGGCGCTGATGGAGATGCGATCGCCTTTACGGAGAATCTATCCGGTGTATCCGGAGGAACCCCAGTCACCCTGTCTAAGGCATCCTTGATGGATGGGACCGAGCGGGTGATTGTGGATACTCAGGCTAATATTTTAGCCATGACGAGCAGTAATGCTCGGATTGGCTATGCCACAGATACGGGAAAACTGTATATCGATGATGATGGAGATTTTACCTCCGGCGCGATCGCCCGGGTCGATGTGGGAATCGGCAATTTAACCGCAGATAATATCATGTTTTTGGATTGA
- a CDS encoding MogA/MoaB family molybdenum cofactor biosynthesis protein, producing the protein MTNIPHPDSQPVAVHCAIVTISDTRTPETDRSGQLIQALLTQNSHAVVDYTILPDEPAQIQGHLVALGQRPELEAVIFNGGTGIAPRDTTYDAIALLLEKTLPGFGELFRALSYPEIGSRAIASRAIAGLYQSKLIFSIPGSTGAVKLALIKLILPELIHLTQQVKSGGH; encoded by the coding sequence ATGACAAACATCCCTCATCCCGACTCTCAACCTGTTGCCGTCCATTGCGCGATTGTTACGATTAGCGACACGCGCACCCCAGAAACGGACCGCAGCGGCCAATTGATTCAAGCGCTATTGACCCAGAACTCTCATGCCGTGGTGGATTATACGATTCTTCCCGATGAACCGGCACAGATTCAGGGCCATCTAGTCGCCTTGGGTCAGCGTCCGGAGTTGGAGGCGGTGATTTTTAATGGGGGAACCGGGATCGCGCCGAGGGATACGACTTATGATGCGATCGCCCTTTTGCTAGAGAAGACTTTACCCGGTTTTGGCGAACTCTTTCGCGCCTTAAGTTACCCAGAAATCGGGTCGCGGGCGATCGCCTCTCGGGCGATCGCTGGCCTTTATCAATCTAAGTTAATTTTCTCCATCCCCGGTTCAACGGGGGCGGTCAAACTGGCCCTCATCAAGCTCATTTTACCTGAATTAATTCACCTCACTCAACAGGTAAAATCGGGAGGACATTGA
- the psb28 gene encoding photosystem II reaction center protein Psb28, whose protein sequence is MTEIQFSRGIKEEVIPDVRLTRSKDGKQGTATFYFKNPAILDKDSTDEITGMYLLDEEGEIACRDVKGKFVNGQADGIEATHVMKSQADWDRFMRFMERYAKENGLGFSKA, encoded by the coding sequence ATGACAGAAATTCAGTTTTCCCGAGGCATCAAGGAAGAGGTGATCCCAGACGTGCGCCTCACTCGCTCTAAAGATGGCAAACAGGGGACCGCGACCTTTTACTTCAAAAATCCGGCCATTCTGGACAAGGACAGCACCGATGAGATTACCGGGATGTACTTGCTGGATGAAGAAGGGGAAATCGCTTGCCGGGATGTCAAGGGTAAATTCGTGAACGGACAAGCGGACGGCATCGAAGCAACCCATGTGATGAAATCCCAAGCGGATTGGGATCGGTTTATGCGGTTTATGGAACGCTACGCCAAGGAAAATGGTTTAGGGTTTAGCAAGGCTTAA
- a CDS encoding LOG family protein — protein MASPYSSDSLDRLQAQINELIDELPNLKFRKWIERSLSTLVRLTSEDMERLDWKILSAALLDMEAAFQAFHPHRHTRKITIFGSARTPPEAPEYQIAEAFGRAVVEQGFMVMTGAGGGIMEAGNKGATKAHSFGLNIQLPFEQEANPYIDPGNLVEFKYFFTRKLFFLKESDAIALFPGGFGTQDEAFECVTLGQTGRFGPCPVVLIDCPGGDYWKDWDAYIRKHLLHRGLISPHDCSIYTITDNVEVACETIRSFYRVYHSSRYVGDRFVIRLKTELSDEAVAQLNEEFSDILVRGIIEKSHGLPEETGDETFELPRLIFFFNRRDAGRMYQLIRRINTLGDSDSVESSHPERK, from the coding sequence ATGGCTTCCCCTTACTCTTCTGACTCTCTCGATCGCCTCCAGGCCCAGATTAATGAACTCATTGATGAGTTGCCAAACCTCAAGTTTAGAAAATGGATTGAGCGATCGCTCTCCACCCTCGTTCGCTTGACCAGCGAAGACATGGAACGTCTGGATTGGAAAATCCTCAGTGCGGCTTTACTCGATATGGAAGCCGCCTTTCAAGCCTTTCATCCCCATCGCCATACCCGGAAAATTACCATTTTTGGGTCAGCGCGCACCCCACCGGAGGCCCCAGAATACCAGATTGCTGAAGCCTTTGGCCGTGCAGTCGTCGAACAGGGATTTATGGTGATGACGGGTGCCGGGGGTGGCATTATGGAAGCGGGCAATAAAGGAGCCACGAAAGCCCACTCTTTTGGCTTAAACATTCAACTGCCCTTTGAACAGGAAGCCAACCCCTATATTGACCCCGGGAATTTAGTCGAATTCAAATACTTCTTTACCCGCAAGTTATTTTTCCTCAAGGAAAGTGACGCGATCGCCCTGTTCCCTGGGGGATTCGGCACTCAAGATGAAGCCTTTGAATGTGTCACCTTGGGACAAACCGGGCGCTTTGGTCCCTGTCCCGTAGTCCTCATCGACTGTCCCGGTGGTGACTACTGGAAAGACTGGGATGCCTATATCCGCAAGCACCTCCTGCACCGGGGATTAATCAGTCCCCATGATTGCAGTATTTACACGATTACCGATAACGTCGAGGTTGCCTGTGAAACCATTCGCAGTTTCTATCGGGTTTATCACTCCAGTCGCTATGTCGGCGATCGCTTCGTGATTCGCCTCAAAACCGAACTCTCCGATGAAGCAGTCGCCCAACTCAATGAAGAGTTTAGCGATATCCTCGTCCGAGGCATCATCGAAAAAAGCCACGGATTACCGGAAGAAACTGGAGATGAAACCTTTGAACTCCCCCGCCTGATTTTCTTCTTTAACCGCCGGGATGCCGGACGGATGTACCAACTGATTCGCCGAATTAACACCCTCGGCGACTCCGATTCTGTAGAATCCTCTCATCCTGAGCGCAAATAA
- the trxA gene encoding thioredoxin — MRNPIEKESRAMSAAAQVTDSTFKQEVLDSEVPVLVDFWAPWCGPCRMVAPVVDEIAEQYDGQVKVVKVNTDENPNVASQYGIRSIPTLMIFKGGQRVDMVVGAVPKTTLANTLEKYIAK, encoded by the coding sequence TTGAGAAACCCTATAGAAAAGGAATCAAGGGCAATGTCAGCAGCCGCACAAGTTACAGACTCTACTTTTAAGCAAGAAGTGCTTGATAGCGAGGTTCCAGTTCTCGTCGATTTTTGGGCACCCTGGTGCGGACCTTGCCGGATGGTAGCCCCTGTTGTCGATGAAATCGCCGAGCAGTACGACGGTCAGGTTAAAGTTGTTAAAGTCAATACCGACGAAAACCCGAACGTAGCCAGCCAATACGGAATCAGAAGTATTCCTACTTTAATGATTTTCAAAGGCGGTCAACGGGTGGATATGGTGGTCGGCGCTGTGCCGAAAACAACCTTGGCTAATACCCTAGAAAAATATATAGCAAAGTAA
- a CDS encoding GuaB3 family IMP dehydrogenase-related protein, which produces MDIQIGRGKTARRAYGIDEIALVPGTRTLDPSLADTRWTLGGIEREIPIIASAMDGVVDVRMAVLLSQLGAMGVLNLEGIQTRYEDPEPILDRIASVGKEEFVGLMQELYAKPIQPELIEKRIHQIKSQGGIAAVSATPAGAAQYGATVAKAGADLFFVQGTVVSTDHLSPESITPLDLAKFCQEMPIPVILGNCVTYEVSLKLMKAGAAAIMVGIGPGAACTSRGVLGIGVPQATAVADCAAARDNFYRETGKYVSIIADGGLVTGGDICKCIACGADGVMIGSPFARAKEAPGRGYHWGMATPSPVLPRGTRIRVGSTGSLEQILRGPAGLDDGTHNLLGALKTSMGTLGAKDMKEMQQVEVAIAPSLLTEGKVYQKAQQLGMGK; this is translated from the coding sequence GTGGACATTCAAATTGGGCGTGGCAAAACGGCTCGCAGGGCATACGGAATAGATGAAATTGCCTTAGTCCCGGGTACGAGAACGCTAGATCCTTCTTTAGCGGATACGCGCTGGACCCTGGGCGGGATTGAGAGAGAAATCCCGATCATTGCCAGTGCGATGGATGGAGTCGTCGATGTCCGCATGGCAGTTTTGCTTTCTCAATTGGGCGCGATGGGTGTGCTGAATTTGGAAGGCATCCAAACTCGGTATGAAGATCCCGAACCGATTCTCGATCGCATTGCATCTGTCGGCAAAGAAGAGTTTGTCGGATTGATGCAAGAACTCTATGCTAAACCGATTCAGCCCGAGTTAATCGAGAAGCGTATTCATCAAATTAAAAGCCAAGGTGGGATTGCTGCAGTCAGTGCCACTCCGGCAGGGGCCGCCCAGTATGGCGCAACGGTTGCCAAAGCAGGGGCCGATTTATTTTTCGTTCAGGGGACTGTAGTTTCCACGGATCACTTATCTCCCGAATCCATCACTCCCCTGGATTTAGCCAAGTTTTGTCAGGAAATGCCCATACCCGTGATTTTGGGCAATTGCGTCACCTACGAGGTGAGTCTGAAGTTAATGAAAGCGGGTGCTGCGGCAATTATGGTGGGGATTGGACCCGGTGCCGCTTGTACGTCTCGCGGGGTTTTGGGTATTGGGGTTCCCCAGGCAACAGCAGTGGCGGATTGTGCTGCGGCACGGGATAACTTCTACCGGGAAACGGGCAAATATGTTTCGATCATCGCCGATGGCGGTTTGGTTACCGGGGGGGATATCTGTAAATGTATTGCCTGTGGTGCGGATGGGGTGATGATTGGCTCTCCCTTCGCTCGGGCGAAAGAGGCTCCCGGACGGGGCTATCACTGGGGGATGGCGACTCCTTCGCCAGTGCTACCTCGGGGGACGCGGATTCGGGTGGGCAGTACCGGGAGTTTAGAACAAATTCTCCGGGGGCCAGCGGGTCTGGATGATGGGACTCATAACCTCCTCGGGGCGCTGAAAACCAGTATGGGGACGTTAGGGGCTAAGGATATGAAGGAAATGCAGCAGGTGGAAGTGGCGATCGCTCCTTCTTTGCTTACCGAAGGAAAAGTCTATCAAAAAGCCCAACAACTGGGAATGGGTAAGTAA
- a CDS encoding VOC family protein has translation MKLKRIGHIAIRVTDLDRAVHFYHNLGMTVVWKDPDWAYLKAGEDGLALLSPSYQHAGPHFGFVFSDRAEIQSAYDRLKAEGADVREIHDHRDGTASFYGKDPDGNWFEYLYEPTAIKQPARTTP, from the coding sequence ATGAAGCTGAAACGGATCGGACATATTGCCATTCGGGTCACGGACCTCGATCGCGCAGTGCATTTTTATCACAACTTAGGCATGACTGTGGTCTGGAAGGACCCTGATTGGGCCTATTTAAAAGCCGGAGAGGATGGATTGGCCCTCCTGAGTCCCAGCTACCAACACGCCGGACCCCATTTTGGCTTCGTCTTCAGCGATCGGGCCGAAATTCAGTCCGCCTACGATCGCCTCAAAGCAGAAGGGGCCGACGTCCGCGAAATCCACGATCACCGCGATGGGACTGCCTCATTTTACGGCAAGGACCCCGATGGCAATTGGTTTGAATATCTCTACGAACCCACTGCGATCAAGCAACCCGCCCGGACCACTCCTTAG
- a CDS encoding Uma2 family endonuclease produces MSLTIEHLKNLQSQLENDSSDYQIELREGNLIVMGPSDIVSSYIGAQLSRLLGNWVSPRRLGLVFDSSGGFILPNADLTAPDVSYVSRSRMPRTVRYFSEVVPDLVVEIKSQSDRIIKLREKIQMFLEQGVKVGILIDPDELTVTLYRPNQTPIVFTDTDILTLPELLPGWELQIADLWPPVFEENGD; encoded by the coding sequence ATGTCTTTGACCATTGAACACTTAAAAAACCTGCAATCCCAACTCGAAAATGATTCCAGTGATTACCAGATAGAATTACGCGAGGGAAACCTGATCGTCATGGGTCCATCAGATATTGTCTCCAGCTACATTGGCGCACAGTTGAGTCGATTACTGGGTAATTGGGTGAGCCCCCGACGCTTGGGGTTAGTTTTTGACTCTAGCGGGGGGTTCATTCTACCGAATGCTGATTTAACGGCCCCGGATGTCTCTTATGTGTCGCGATCGCGAATGCCTCGCACCGTCCGGTATTTTAGCGAAGTGGTTCCGGATTTAGTTGTAGAAATCAAATCCCAAAGCGATCGTATTATTAAACTCCGGGAAAAAATTCAAATGTTTTTGGAACAAGGGGTGAAAGTGGGCATTTTAATTGACCCGGATGAGTTAACTGTTACCCTCTATCGCCCCAATCAAACCCCCATCGTTTTTACCGACACCGACATCTTGACACTTCCCGAATTGCTTCCGGGATGGGAATTACAAATTGCTGATTTATGGCCCCCCGTGTTTGAAGAAAATGGAGATTAA
- a CDS encoding Uma2 family endonuclease yields MSLTIEHLKNLQSQLQNDSNDYQIELREGNLIVMGPSDIVSSYIGAQLSFLLNVWVNPRRLGLVFDSSGGFILPNADLTAPDVSYVSRSRMPRTVRYFSEVVPDLVVEIKSQSDRITKLREKIQMFLEQGVKVGILIDPDELTVTLYRPNQTPIVFTDTDILTLPELLPGWELQIADLWPPVFEENGD; encoded by the coding sequence ATGTCTTTAACCATTGAACACTTGAAGAACCTGCAATCCCAACTCCAAAATGATTCTAATGATTACCAGATAGAATTGCGCGAAGGAAACCTGATTGTCATGGGTCCATCAGATATTGTCTCCAGCTATATTGGTGCACAATTGAGCTTTCTCCTCAATGTGTGGGTGAATCCCCGACGGTTGGGGTTAGTTTTTGACTCTAGCGGGGGTTTCATTCTACCGAATGCCGATTTAACCGCCCCAGATGTGTCCTATGTGTCGCGATCGCGAATGCCTCGCACCGTCCGGTATTTTAGTGAAGTGGTTCCGGATTTAGTGGTGGAAATCAAATCTCAAAGCGATAGGATTACGAAACTACGGGAAAAAATCCAAATGTTTTTGGAACAAGGGGTGAAAGTTGGCATTTTAATTGACCCGGATGAGTTAACCGTTACCCTCTATCGCCCCAATCAAACCCCAATCGTTTTTACCGACACCGACATCTTGACACTTCCCGAATTGCTTCCGGGATGGGAATTACAAATTGCTGATTTATGGCCCCCAGTGTTTGAGGAAAATGGAGATTAA
- a CDS encoding ABC transporter permease, which translates to MSNANPIEAEVSPNFTPNLGKKAWQRFYQDKMAVLGAIALTILLLCVIFGPFFYTTAIDEIDFSRSSMGPSWNHPFGTNSLGQDILARMLSGGRISIAVGVAAMLVAITVGVFIGSVAGYYGGIIDALLMRLTDLFLALPQLPLLLLVVYLFRDPIRAVAGPEFGIFILVVLVIGSLTWMSVARLVRAGFLTVKQLDFVTAARALGASPRRIIWIHILPNIIGPVIVAATLAIGNAIITESTLSFFGLGFPPDVPTWGRMLYDARDYLQTSPHQAIFPGLAIFITVSSINYIGDGLRDALDPQSRSI; encoded by the coding sequence ATGTCCAATGCTAACCCGATTGAAGCTGAAGTGAGTCCCAATTTTACGCCAAATTTAGGTAAAAAAGCATGGCAGAGATTTTATCAAGATAAAATGGCGGTTTTAGGTGCGATCGCCCTGACCATTCTCCTCCTCTGCGTTATCTTCGGTCCCTTTTTTTACACCACCGCCATTGATGAAATTGACTTCAGTCGGTCCTCAATGGGTCCAAGTTGGAATCATCCCTTTGGCACCAATTCCCTGGGTCAAGATATCCTCGCCCGAATGTTATCTGGAGGACGAATTTCCATTGCCGTTGGTGTCGCTGCCATGTTGGTGGCGATTACTGTTGGAGTGTTCATCGGTTCAGTTGCTGGATATTATGGCGGCATCATTGATGCCTTACTCATGCGTCTGACTGACTTATTTTTAGCCCTTCCGCAGTTACCCTTACTCCTGTTAGTCGTTTATCTATTTCGTGACCCAATTCGGGCAGTTGCTGGACCAGAATTTGGCATTTTTATCCTGGTTGTTTTAGTGATTGGTTCCCTCACCTGGATGTCTGTAGCGAGACTGGTTCGGGCCGGATTTTTAACCGTTAAACAATTAGATTTTGTCACCGCCGCCCGTGCCTTGGGTGCATCCCCCCGACGGATTATTTGGATTCATATTTTACCGAATATTATTGGTCCAGTAATTGTTGCCGCAACCCTGGCGATCGGCAATGCCATTATTACCGAATCCACCCTCAGTTTCTTTGGATTAGGATTTCCCCCAGACGTTCCAACCTGGGGACGAATGCTTTATGATGCGCGGGATTACTTACAAACCTCACCCCATCAAGCAATTTTTCCAGGACTAGCAATTTTTATCACAGTCAGCAGTATTAATTATATCGGGGATGGATTACGCGACGCCCTCGACCCTCAAAGTCGTTCTATTTAA